A genomic stretch from Kogia breviceps isolate mKogBre1 chromosome 1, mKogBre1 haplotype 1, whole genome shotgun sequence includes:
- the LEFTY2 gene encoding left-right determination factor 2 isoform X1, which yields MRPLWLCWALWALPLAGPGAALSEERVLGSLLRQLRLSEAPVLDEADVERLIIPAHVRAQYVALLQRSHGARSRGKRFSQNFREVAGRFLVSEASSHLLVFDIEQRLPPHSELVQAVLRLFQEPVPKAALRSHERLFPRSDRARVTVQWLHVRDDGSNRTSLIDSRLVSIHESGWKALDVTDAVNFWQQLRRPRQPLLLQVSVQREHLGPLASSAHRLVRFASQGPSGAGQREPQLELHTLDLRDYGAQGNCDPKAPVTEGTRCCRREVYIDLQGMKWAENWVLEPPGFLAYECVGTCQQPPEPLTFKWPFLGPRQCVASETTSLPVIVSIPEGGQPRPQVVSLPNMRVQKCSCASDGAPVPRKLEP from the exons ATGCGGCCCCTCTGGCTCTGCTGGGCGCTCTGGGCGCTGCCGCTGGCCGGCCCCGGGGCGGCCCTGAGCGAGGAGCGGGTCCTGGGCAGCCTGCTGCGGCAGCTGCGCCTCAGCGAGGCTCCCGTCCTGGACGAGGCCGATGTGGAGAGGCTCATCATCCCCGCGCACGTGAGGGCCCAGTACGTGGCCCTGCTGCAGCGCAGCCACGGGGCCCGCTCCCGGGGGAAGAGGTTCAGCCAGAACTTCCGAG AGGTGGCCGGCAGGTTCCTGGTGTCCGAGGCCTCCTCGCACCTGCTGGTGTTCGACATCGAGCAGCGGCTGCCGCCCCACAGCGAGCTGGTGCAGGCCGTGCTGCGCCTCTTCCAGGAGCCGGTCCCCAAGGCCGCGCTCCGCAGCCACGAGCGGCTCTTCCCGCGCAGCGACCGCGCCCGGGTCACCGTCCAGTGGCTGCACGTCCGCGACGACGGTTCCAACCGCACCTCCCTCATCGACTCCAG GCTGGTGTCCATCCACGAGAGCGGCTGGAAGGCCTTGGACGTGACGGATGCCGTGAACTTCTGGCAGCAGCTGCGCCGGCCCCGGcagccgctgctgctgcaggtGTCGGTGCAGAGGGAGCACCTGGGCCCGCTGGCCTCCAGCGCCCACAGGCTGGTCCGCTTCGCCTCGCAGGGGCCGTCGGGCGCCGGGCAGCGGGAGCCCCAGCTGGAGCTGCACACCCTGGACCTCAGGGATTACGG AGCTCAGGGAAACTGTGATCCTAAGGCACCAGTGACCGAGGGCACCCGCTGCTGCCGCCGGGAGGTGTACATTGACCTGCAGGGGATGAAGTGGGCTGAGAACTGGGTCCTGGAGCCCCCGGGCTTCCTGGCCTATGAGTGTGTGGGCACCTGCCAGCAGCCCCCAGAGCCCCTGACCTTCAAGTGGCCATTTCTGGGGCCGAGACAGTGCGTCGCCTCAGAGACGACCTCTCTGCCTGTGATTGTCAGCATCCCGGAGGGAGGCCAGCCCAGGCCCCAGGTGGTCAGCTTGCCCAACATGAGGGTGCAGAAGTGCAGCTGTGCCTCGGACGGGGCGCCTGTACCAAGGAAGCTGGAGCCGTAG
- the LEFTY2 gene encoding left-right determination factor 2 isoform X2 produces MRPLWLCWALWALPLAGPGAALSEERVLGSLLRQLRLSEAPVLDEADVERLIIPAHVRAQYVALLQRSHGARSRGKRFSQNFREVAGRFLVSEAALRSHERLFPRSDRARVTVQWLHVRDDGSNRTSLIDSRLVSIHESGWKALDVTDAVNFWQQLRRPRQPLLLQVSVQREHLGPLASSAHRLVRFASQGPSGAGQREPQLELHTLDLRDYGAQGNCDPKAPVTEGTRCCRREVYIDLQGMKWAENWVLEPPGFLAYECVGTCQQPPEPLTFKWPFLGPRQCVASETTSLPVIVSIPEGGQPRPQVVSLPNMRVQKCSCASDGAPVPRKLEP; encoded by the exons ATGCGGCCCCTCTGGCTCTGCTGGGCGCTCTGGGCGCTGCCGCTGGCCGGCCCCGGGGCGGCCCTGAGCGAGGAGCGGGTCCTGGGCAGCCTGCTGCGGCAGCTGCGCCTCAGCGAGGCTCCCGTCCTGGACGAGGCCGATGTGGAGAGGCTCATCATCCCCGCGCACGTGAGGGCCCAGTACGTGGCCCTGCTGCAGCGCAGCCACGGGGCCCGCTCCCGGGGGAAGAGGTTCAGCCAGAACTTCCGAG AGGTGGCCGGCAGGTTCCTGGTGTCCGAG GCCGCGCTCCGCAGCCACGAGCGGCTCTTCCCGCGCAGCGACCGCGCCCGGGTCACCGTCCAGTGGCTGCACGTCCGCGACGACGGTTCCAACCGCACCTCCCTCATCGACTCCAG GCTGGTGTCCATCCACGAGAGCGGCTGGAAGGCCTTGGACGTGACGGATGCCGTGAACTTCTGGCAGCAGCTGCGCCGGCCCCGGcagccgctgctgctgcaggtGTCGGTGCAGAGGGAGCACCTGGGCCCGCTGGCCTCCAGCGCCCACAGGCTGGTCCGCTTCGCCTCGCAGGGGCCGTCGGGCGCCGGGCAGCGGGAGCCCCAGCTGGAGCTGCACACCCTGGACCTCAGGGATTACGG AGCTCAGGGAAACTGTGATCCTAAGGCACCAGTGACCGAGGGCACCCGCTGCTGCCGCCGGGAGGTGTACATTGACCTGCAGGGGATGAAGTGGGCTGAGAACTGGGTCCTGGAGCCCCCGGGCTTCCTGGCCTATGAGTGTGTGGGCACCTGCCAGCAGCCCCCAGAGCCCCTGACCTTCAAGTGGCCATTTCTGGGGCCGAGACAGTGCGTCGCCTCAGAGACGACCTCTCTGCCTGTGATTGTCAGCATCCCGGAGGGAGGCCAGCCCAGGCCCCAGGTGGTCAGCTTGCCCAACATGAGGGTGCAGAAGTGCAGCTGTGCCTCGGACGGGGCGCCTGTACCAAGGAAGCTGGAGCCGTAG